The following coding sequences are from one Hydra vulgaris chromosome 04, alternate assembly HydraT2T_AEP window:
- the LOC100214521 gene encoding sorting nexin-17 isoform X2 has protein sequence MHFSIPDAHQATDENGSSFWYFHIHVNGVYHCKQRYSQLDKFYEKLMNTYPDSMPSKLFPPKKLFSLSTDQLEERREQLEKFIQFISQDPILGVSDEFNNFLLQAQQDDYDMEPTEVAVEIFLMNGNKVSVNVMTNDKNDRVYEAAMNKIGLKEDFFYYFALFMVEKVDNDEIRIVRKLQDFESPYLSLKAVEQKPHRIVIRKNYWNSKYDEDLINDRVAMNLLYVQTVDDLDRGWVLCTNEQKSKLNDLQERNLRKEFLQMTSKLKFYGYTHYLPCKANYPKDNSTVLMASGNREFNIRVKTEDKKVMEGSFVIQKIRSWRLSSTPDSEKKENLQFSFEYLFKKGDIRWINVESTQAVMMSMVMQGIVDEILREQSGKGIRKKGEEDTESSIGSSDAVKKAVNHSEEKTNKTLKKKNNLKKNEVFASHDIGDDDL, from the exons tactttcATATTCATGTTAATGGGGTTTATCATTGTAAACAGCGATATAGTCAGCTAgacaaattttatgaaaag TTAATGAACACATACCCTGATAGTATGCCAAGCAAGTTGTTTCCACCTAAGAAACTATTCTCTTTAAGTACTGACCAGCTTGAAGAGAGACGAGAGCAACTGGAAAAATTCATTCAGTTTATTAGTCAAGATCCAATTTTGGGTGTCAGTGAtgagtttaacaattttttgcttCAAGCACAACag GATGATTATGACATGGAACCAACTGAAGTTGCAGTTGAAATCTTTCTAATGAATGGAAACAAAGTATCTGTTAATGTAATGACAAACGATAAAAATGACAGAGTTTATGAG GCTGCAATGAATAAAATTGGcttaaaagaagattttttttattactttgcaTTGTTTATGGTTGAGAAAGTTGATAATGATGAAATAAGAa ttgtACGAAAACTTCAAGATTTTGAATCTCCTTATTTGTCGTTAAAAGCTGTTGAGCAAAAACCTCATCGCATTGTTATAAGAAAAAA ttattgGAATTCAAAATATGATGAAGACTTGATTAATGACAGAGTTGCTATGAATCTTCTCTATGTACAG ACAGTTGATGATCTAGATCGAGGTTGGGTTTTGTGCACAAATGAACAGAAAAGCAAACTTAATGATTTACAAGAAAGAAACTTGCGTAAAGAG TTTTTGCAAATGActtcaaaattgaaattttacgGTTACACCCATTATCTGCCATGCAAAGCTAACTATCCAAAAGACAACTCCACTGTATTGATGGCATCTGGTAATAGAGAGTTTAATATCAGAGTGAAAACTGAAGAT aaaaaagtaatggaaGGAAGTTTTGTTATTCAAAAGATCAGATCTTGGAGATTATCATCCACG CCAGATAgcgaaaaaaaagaaaacctcCAATTTTCATTTGAATACTTGTTTAAGAAAGGTGATATCAGATGGATCAATGTTGAGAGTACTCAG GCAGTGATGATGAGTATGGTCATGCAAGGAATAGTAGATGAAATTTTAAGAGAACAAAGTGGTAAAGGAATTcgaaaa aAAGGTGAAGAAGATACTGAGTCTTCTATTGGTTCATCAGATGCAGTTAAAAAAGCAGTTAACCATTCGGAG gaaaagacaaataaaactttaaagaaaaaaaacaacttgaaaaaaaatgaagtatttgCCTCACATGATATTGGAGATGAcgatttataa